One segment of Salvelinus fontinalis isolate EN_2023a chromosome 42, ASM2944872v1, whole genome shotgun sequence DNA contains the following:
- the LOC129841612 gene encoding N-acetylaspartate synthetase-like: MEDNNNQVTTYHQKGNHGFRTDRVVVRKFESADYPDVERIFIDGLMEMVPDTAFTGLKHHPESLLLYAAMTIVCCIATKSFLLTCLVPLAVLCARYYYSRKVVLGYLERAKLTDMGDIEGHYIDPCLWVAVLEGSVVGVVVACALLGEPGTVELHRMSVDRCCRQRGFGVARGWKVLQFAADRGYLSVVLGTTAYLPAAYQLYQTLGFRCVGVTKGYATPGVSRSVPEQLFYRVSHHHYLMDMTVHKTNTHSQH, from the exons ATGGAAGACAACAACAACCAAGTGACAACGTACCATCAGAAAGGGAATCATGGATTTAGAACGGACCGTGTGGTTGTGCGTAAATTCGAAAGCGCTGACTATCCGGACGTCGAGCGCATATTCATTGACGGGCTGATGGAAATGGTTCCGGACACCGCGTTTACAGGGTTAAAACATCACCCTGAGAGCCTGCTGCTGTACGCCGCTATGACAA TTGTTTGTTGTATTGCGACCAAGTCGTTCTTGCTGACTTGTTTGGTGCCTCTCGCTGTCCTGTGCGCACGCTACTACTACAGCAGGAAAGTTGTCCTTGGTTACCTGGAGCGCGCCAAACTCACGGATATGGGCGACATCGAGGGACATTACATAG ACCCCTGTCTGTGGGTTGCAGTGCTGGAGGGCAGTGTGGTGGGTGTAGTGGTGGCCTGTGCCCTGCTGGGGGAACCTGGCACTGTGGAGCTGCATCGCATGTCGGTGGACCGGTGTTGTCGGCAACGTGGGTTTGGCGTTGCCCGAGGGTGGAAGGTTCTACAATTTGCAGCGGACCGTGGTTATCTCTCTGTCGTCTTGGGAACCACGGCCTACTTGCCGGCTGCTTACCAGCTTTACCAGACTCTGGGGTTCCGATGCGTCGGCGTCACCAAGGGATACGCCACGCCTGGCGTGAGCCGGTCGGTACCGGAACAGCTCTTCTACCGGGTCAGTCATCACCACTACCTGATGGACATGACCGTTCACAAGACTAACACGCACAGCCAGCACTGA